Below is a genomic region from Lemur catta isolate mLemCat1 chromosome 15, mLemCat1.pri, whole genome shotgun sequence.
CTACTGGTGGATAAAGCAAACACCACCCCTCCCCTAGTGGAGCTTAGGCTCTAGTGGAGGTTATTATTCCCATATTGCaaaagctcagagagattaagtaacctgcccaaggtcacacagctggagagGGTTGTGCTGTCTGATTCCAGGTCCAGAATGCTTCAGGGCACGTAAGCATGGCAGCTGGCAGAGAGgacagcagggccagggcagggggcaaCCTGATTCCAGGGGCTCAGGTCTGTAGGGGTCTGAGAACCGTCCAGTGAACTTAGGCAGGGCCAGACCCCCATTTCAGGGAACTTGGGCTCAATCAGAGGAACTTAAGAGGGCAGCCCAATTCCTATCATCAAGAGACACAttttggggctggggctgagatTTTAGGGGAATGGACAAGGTCCAGGGAACAAACTGACTGTCTCCTCTTAATAAATGATAATGATGGTGACCCCTAAGCCTCTACCACACGCAGGGCTCATGGGAAGTGCTTTCGGGCACTGTCTCGTTTGACCCTCAGAGCAACCATTGCCAGTGCATTTTACACCTGAGGATACTGGGACTGCCAGAGGTACCAACACCCTGCCTGAGACTACATGGCCAGGAAAGTGGCAAAGCCGCAGGCCTGGGCCCGTCGGGCTCCAGAGCTCAGGGTACAGCCACTACCCACTCGCATCAGAGCTGGTACAGCgcctgggctgggcctgagcCCACAGGTCGGGGCTCAGAGCCCAGCTTTGGGGAACTGTGGGTGGAGCAGGCCTGTGGTTCGACCAGGCACAGCCATGCCTCTCTCCCGGCCCACATCCTGGGGCCCAGCTCTCTCCTCCAGGCTTTAGGGGTCTCCTCCTCCCAATTCTTAATGGCAGGACGTGGACCCTTTTCTCTCCAACCCCTAGAATAGGAAGGACTCAGAAGATCAGCATGTCTTACCCTCTCTCACCttgcagattaggaaactgaggcatagagagacAATGTTAGTTACCTAAAGTCACCCTGCAAATTAGTAACAGCTGAGATTCAATTACAGGTCTTGTGAGTTTCAGTCTAATACCCTCCTCCCCCTCTAGGCTCAGGGCAGGGCCTGAGCTCGTCACCTGTCCCTCCACACCTGCCCACCAACAGGGGATGGGCTGCATATGGCACCAAGCAGCTAAAATCAGTGAGTCTCGGGCCAAGTGGGGGTAACACACTAGGAAGTGAGGGGACTCCAGTTGGCAGGTGTGTCCCCTTCTAAGGGGGTGGCTCCAGCCGGCCAGAGCCAAGTGGTCCTGAAGCTTGTTCAGAGAAACCAGAAACCTTGGTAACAGGTTTACGCAGTTTTTCCCTGACATTAGCAAACGATGTACTTGGTTTCGAAGACACAGGTGTGGCAGGACAGCTCGTACGGGACAGCTTCCCTCCATCCCTCAGAGACTCACTGCCTGGCGGGCCCTGATCTGGGAGGATGGCGGATGGACGTTTCCGTGAAACCCAAGGAACCCTAATCACGTCTGTTGGCTTTTCCATAAACCCGGGCGTTTGTCAAGCTGGGCAGCACATTAGAACCACCAGGGGAGCTTTGCCCATCCTGACGCCCAGGCTGCGCCCAGGCCAATTAAGCCAGAATCCTGAGGGCGGGAGCCCGGCCTTCCTAACAAAGCTCTTCCGGGAAGCACACCTGTATGGTCAGCATCCACAGGTAGCTTGTTAGAGATGCAAATTCTCCAGCCCCACCCTAGCATGGCTGACTCAGAATCTCTGCGGGTGGGGCCCCGCAGTCTGTAGTTCAACAAGCCCCCCCCCAGGAGAGTCCAATTCTGAAAAACTGTGAGGGGCACCCTCTCAGACTGGGGCGGTGAGGCACGGGCGGTGCCCACCAGGAACTCGACACCTCTGCAAATACCCAGCTTAGTAAGAGACATTCAGTTGAAAGACActttttgggaaaagaaaaaaactgactctaattaattaattaccaAGGGCCAGGGAACTCTTCAAGCTGGGTTATTCTCCCTTATTCAGTTGGAAATATTCCCTGCTCTGAGTTTGGAATTGTGAAACGTCCTCTCTCTTACACGCTGGAGCGAGTCCCTCACCACGCCTCCCATTCCACGGCACagggctggcacatagtaggtgctcactaaacgTCAGTTTCTCTTCTTCCCATTTCCCCTGGGCATTTCTAGAACCGTGGCTTACATACATCCTACGGCTGTTTTGATTTATAGTAAAGTTAGCCACAGTGCCCAAGTGCATTGTGTGGGGGTGGCCGGGTGGCCAGCTGGCCGGGGATTAGGACATACTGGGTCTCGTCCAGCTGGAGCTGGTTGTCCTTACGTTAAAACCTTTGCCATCACCGAGGGATATAAAGGGAAGTGAATGAAGCGGGAAGCACATTACATTGATGCTTTTATGACATCTCCACAAAATGACCTGTCCTATTTCCTTGATTCTATGACACGTCATTGATTCccaagagatttttcttttccttttttggtggGGAAAAAATGCAGAAACAGTAGATGTATACATCAACTATAAAGTGAAATTGTGttttagaaaagtgaaaaatgtgtATCTCAGAGGCAAGGAAATAGGATTTTCCTATGAACGACAATTGGAAGCAAGATGTGAAAATACCATAAATGATGTGCATGGGTTTTGGATCATCTTTTGATCTTTTGGGGTTCTTGTCATGGGTATTAACATGGAGTTTGTGcaatgattgaaaaataaaatttactaagGGCAAGAAATTCCATTTGCCATAAGAGCCAGAAAGTCTCTTGCGGGAGAATATGACAACATGCGGCCATTGGGAAATCTGCTAGGACGTGGTCCTAGTTTGCAGGGCTTGGATTTAGTCCCCGCAtaaccttgggtaagtcacttgctgagcctgtttcttcacTTGCAAAATGGAAATCATGTTTCTCTCCACCTGGCCTGGCTCCTGTGTGGTTAGAGAATCAAACGCAGGGATTATTGAAGGGAAGAGCAGGTGGAAACTAATCTGCTTAGCCCGGGGAGGGGGTGTTTCTGGGACTCCACCCCGTCCCAGAATCCCAAGCGCACGGCCCTGTGGCAGATCCTGTTTCTGCAAAGGCAGGTCGCAGCTGACGCCCTCTGCTTCCAGAGAGGCCCCCCTGCCTTATTTGCTGGGCAAAAACTCAATGCCTTAGACTGTTGCCAAAATCTCAGATCCACTGGTGCCTGAGGATGCATGGTGGGGGGCAGGCCCGTCACTCAGCATAGGACATACAGGTGCCTGGTGTGCCCTGGGGGCAGCCAAAGGGCCTGAGGTTCCCACCACTGTGGTCTCCCTCTTTGGGGGAAATTATTCCACAGGAAGGTCCCGATAAACACGCAAAGGTGTTATTTTAGCAAGATCAACGCTAAAATTTAGAACAGAGATTGCAGCCCATCCAGATGGACTTTTTTTGGCCTtcgtgggatttttttttttttttaatgtttgaatttCCCATAAAGCCATAATCCCTTTCATTCCTGTGGCCGCTGCCTGGGCTGTGGTAGCGCTGGACGTGGCAGTTCCAACTAGGGCTGCCTGGGCCCCAGAGCCCCAAGAGAACTTCCAGGGTGCCAGACGTGCTCTGGAAGAAGAGCCTCGGGCCGCCTCCGCCGGGGGCTTCCTGCTGCAGCCCGTGTGCGCGTGCAGAAATTCGGGGAGCAGAGAGGGCTGCCCACCCAGACTGCAAAGGGGAGGATGTTTTACTCCACAGTCAGCGTGGAGAGGATTTCCAAGCCAAGAAGGGAGAACAGCTGGCTGGAGAGCATTCGTCCCTGTGCTCAACCACGTTTCCTGAGTGCCTCCCCTGTGCTAGCCACTGTCCTCTAGGGGTGGACATTTAATTCCCCCAACAGTCTATGCAAGAGGTATTATTGTCCCTATTTACAGATGACTAAACTGAGGCCAGGTCACAGTGGCGTCCCTCCCCTTCAGACAACCTGCACCCCAATTGTTGCCGCCTGCTTCCCGGACCGGCGCGGCCGGGGAGGAGGTTATCGGGCCTGTGCTGGGGGGTGACCCACTCATTGCCCTTTGGTCGTTTGATTGTCCTAGATGCTCTGGCTGGGGTCAAAATCTCCAGAGGCCCCCTCAGCCCGGGCTCTCTGCCCAGGTAGCCTCACCCAGCCTGCCGAGGTGGGGCTGAGCAACCTTATCGACTGGCCTGGGTGTGCCCCTGTTGGGAGAAGATGGACCCAGCGGGGGCAGGGCACACGCACGTGGACCAGCTGACCTCTGCCTTGTCCCCCACACCCAGAGGCTGTAAACAGACTTTCTTAAGGGCTTCTTAAGAAATGCTCGGGTTTACTGGGGCTCCTCTGCTTATCAAAAAATTACCTGACAGGGTAGAAACTTTGGGAAGTATAGCAAAAGTATGTAAAAGTCACCCACAATGGCACCAGCTAGAGATGACCATTGCTGGTATTTGGGAGTGTATTTCCTCTTCATCTCAAAGTTAAACATGAACTACCACCAGGCTGTACTCTTCTATGGGGGCAGGGGTCACAGTTATTTGGTTGTTTGGCTTTTATTAATTCCCTTCCATCATTTTTGACCTGcttggggactttttttttttttttttttaatgcttttttagTACGTAGCACACAGACTTCAGGAAATACTTGTTCGATGAAAGGATTGGCCGGGCCTGGTAATGGCTGGGGCCGGAACGCTGGCTGGCTGCAGGCGTGCCCAGCACGGGCTGAGAAGTCTCATCACCATTCACCATCCAGCCATTCCTGGTATCCCTGGCATGAGTTCAGCCCTCATCCGACATCACTGGTGTTTGTCCACCTTGAATAAGGGGGaagcaggtggaggggggagCCCCGATCCTGGGGCTGTGGAGTCTGGCAGGGCTCCCAGCCTCAGAGTTGGCAGGCGGGAGGAACCAGGTTCGGAGAAagcaggaggggggaggggggacacaGGAAGGCCGCAGGTTCTAAGCACAGAGGCTCTTAAGCGTCGCCAGCGAGGTCAGTGGGTTTTTCTTGCTGGAGACTTCCAAGAAAGGTGTTGGGGGAGCATCTCGGTGGACTGGGTCAGGGGCCACCTACCCCTGGGGAGGGGCAAAACCAGAGACTTCAGGAGCCCATGAAGTGAGCGAGGAGGCCTGGGCAGCCTGCAGGACAGAGGAGGGTGTGGTCACACAGCCAAGCTGGGGGAAGGATGGCAGAGACTTCGGCCAGGGCACGGGTTTCCCTTACGAGGCCGGGCAGGCTTCCTGAGCCTCTGCAGGCAGCCGGTGCGGGGAGGAGCCGGCTCTGTGATTCTCGGTTGGCTCAATCCCCTCTTAGATCCGGGAGCTGGTGGGAGGCTTCCAGTGGGAGGCTCTGGCCGGCCCGCTCTACAGAGGTGCTTGAGGATTCTTCCTGGAAAACCAGCAGGAGGAGGAAGCGAACGATGCCAGGCCACCGGCCCAGCCTGGGTGATGAGGAGCCTGGTGTTGGAATCCAAACTCTGCCACGTCCAAGCCGGGTGACCACGGGCGAGCAGGAGATTTAACTTCTCTTGAGTTTCAGTGTCTTCCACTgtgaaatgaagatgaaaatacacacacacacacacacacacacacacacacacacacacacaatttcttctgtccccttcccccactCAGGGTTGCGGGGAGGTTCATGCAAGATGAAATAGGCAAAAGGGCCTGACATAtctaggtgctcagtaaaggtcATCCTCCCCTGAACTGCGTTCTCAGAACTGATTGCACACCTGAATTGCCTTGGGAATTTGTTTAAACCACGgactcctccccacccaccccctgccaaGCAGGTCTGCGTTTTCCACACGACCCAGGCCCAGGGGATTCTGAGGCAGCAGGACCCCAGGTCAGCACTAAGGATGACACAAGGCTGTTGCCAGCCAGGGGCCTGAGCAGAGGTGCAGTCTGTCCCCACCCTCACAGCCTTGGCCACTGCCTTGgccccagcctgcagcccctccccccgCGGGCGCCGTGGGCCATGTTGTGAGCTGCTGGTTGCTGGGATGCAGTGTGGGTTTTTGTCTGCCTTCTCCACCCCATGCCAGCCCGCCCAGCAGGCCCCACTGCCTTGGCAACGCATTGCAAAGTCCACACAAAGGGAAACTGCGCCAGGGAGGCTGGTCCTGCCTGACGCCAGGGAAGCGTTTCTATGGCAACGCTGACATCACCAGCTCAGTAGGCTGCAGAGTCAGGCCCTGAATGGAGGCGCCTGGGTGTTGGTGCCGTGGCGACATGGAGGAGGGCGACCAGGGCTCTACAATGCCGGGGtttgggggagtggggggtgaGGGGTCTGCCCCTGGGTTGAaaaccctccctgcccctgaCTTGCTAGGTGGCTTTGAGCAAGACACAGGGCCTGTCGGAGACTCAGtctcctcacctataaaatagaacCAACAATCCACCTTGCAGTGAGGATCAGATAAAGTCATGGCTAATGTATGAGTACGGGGCAAATTGTGGAGATCTAATCCAGTGGTGGTAACTTCGGGTGGTTTCCAGGGAAAGTTGGGGAGCAGCCTGAGCTCCCCGACCGCTGGGCCCCTTGATGTGGGATCCAGGAGGACAGCCTGGGATTGGGGCAGGAGAAGGCACAGCCGCCTGTCAGCCCCCTGCACCCGCCAGGCTGCACCTCTTCTCGGTGGGGAGGACAAGCGTATTTGGTGAGGAAGGTCACAGGATGGGGAGACTTTAGGGACTGGATGGTGGCTCAGGGGTTTTCTGGGTTCACACCCAGGAAGCAGGTGTGACAGGCCCAGGTTCGTACCCTGCACGGTGATGGAGTCAGGATGCGGACAGGGGTTCCCCGTGCCTGGGTGGGCCCTGTGGGTGGAGCCACCTCTGTTCCCTGCACGGTGGCAGCAACCCTGACTCCTCTGCAGGAAATAAACAGTCAGAGGCACAGGGTGGGACCTTCTGAGGTCAGTGAAGCTGTAGGTTGGAGTCCACCCACGGTGTGCTGGGCAGAAGCAAGGCCaggcagctgggagctggggacgGCTACTTGGCCTTGCTCTTTGCTGCCATCCCCCTGGGAGGCTCTCTGCAGGGACAGGGTGGTGTGTACAGAGGGTTCCCTCAGATATATGCTTCCCCAAGCTCTGCCTAgggtccccgccccgccccagcaCACATGGTGAGGGTGTCCCCCAGCCACACGGCGGGGGACAATTCCAGGAGAGGGCCTCAGGCATCCAGGGAGCGTTCTGCCCGGCCAGCTCACCCCCACCACCAGCCTGTCCCCTGGCAGGGCCTGGGACCTGCCCTGGGCTCTCCATCTCCAAGGGAATTGCTGGGGTCTGTCCCCACCCAGTGTCTCAACCACGCAGTGTCTCAGTGTGTCCTGGTGCCCCATCCTGCCAGACTTTGCTCAACTTCCACCCAGACACCtgcgcccagccctgccctggcccaaGGGACCTCTCTGGGCTCTCAGCTTCCTCTGGGGGAGGGCAGACCTCCCACCACACCAGCGGTCACGTCCCTGGTCAATCCCTCTGGAAGCTTCCATGCACTGAAGACAGCCATTCTGACCTCAAATGCTCCTCCCTTGCCTTAGGAAGGCTGTAGATCTGAGTGCTGTTTCCTCCTGCTCCCGGGGGGAGTCGCCCTCCTTCACCCCCAGGACCTCTGGGGCCGGGGAAGGCCCTGCCACTTGGGTGGAGAGGTCGTGTGCTGCCCTTGAAGCTGCAAAGCTGCAGTTGGGTCACGGGGAAGAGAAAGGTGCCATGTGGTCACTTTGCCACCTCTGCGTCCCTGTGGACCCTTTGCCCCCCTTGGCCATGAACTGACTCCTGCTCACCCCGCTGAGGCCTCCTGCTCAGCTGGACTGTGACCGCCATTGTTTGGTTTCAAACCGGTTCTGTGAGTGTGGCTCCAGTCCAATGTCGACACTGGGGGAAGTCACCATGGGGTGCCCTGGAGGAGGCAGGCTTCTGGGGACAGAAGCTCTGGAACGTGGAGGGAGAAGGAGCGTCCCTTGTGAGATAGAGGTCCAAGGAGCCCCCCTACCCAGTAGCTGAATTTTGTGCCCACCTGAGACTTGCCCTCTTCCTCTCAGCAGAAGGGAGCCGCATTTACCTCCCAAAGCTGCCTGGCCCCGTGGAAGAATGGTGGCCAGCCTTGGGACACCGGCCACACCCTTTCCCTTTGCCTCAGAGAGGGAGGAATTGGGTCAAAGGGTGGAAGAACCTGGCAGGaggctccctccccactcccaggtcATGGGCTTCCCCCGGCTGCAtctttctgtcccctccctgcagcaCAGTGGCCCCCCAGTATCCAAGGCTAGTGTCCCCCTCACATTTGGGGAAGAGCCCAGCTTGCTCAGCCACATGCTCTGGCCTTAGCAAGGTGCCCAGAACTGGCTAGGTGACCATGGTGCTGGGCCAGGCCTTCAGACGCCCCGGATGGGGGCTGCAGGGACTCAGTCCTTGACTGTTTGCCTTGAGTGTGCTCAACCCAGCACTGATTTCCATAACATGGTTTTGCATGAGAAACAAGTCCGCCCGTGGTGTGGGGAGAGCCCCAGCTGCGGCCTGGTGTGGGCAGCTGCCCTTGGCCTGCCCTCCCCGCGGCCCTGGCTCCCGCCTCACGCTGACCTGTGAAGGTTCCTCAGTCAAGGTCTTGCCCCGCAGCACGGCATCGAGTGGCCTTGGCGGTGAGGGTGCAGGCTGCCTCCTGGGGACGCCCTGGCGTCCCCCACTCCTCGGAGGGTGAAATCACAACACAGGGGCACAGGGAGCCGTGGGGGGAGCTGTTGAGCACCCACTGTGCGCCAGGCCCCACACTCCACCTTCACAAGACCTGCCAAGGAAGGAGGTATCATTTTCAGGGTACCAAGAAGGAAAGCAAGTCACAGCTAGGACCGTGTTGGGCCAGGAGTGACCCAGGCTTGTCTGACGGGCACCTCTCTTGCGTCGCGTGTCATCTCTGACTAGGGAGCATTATGACCCTGGCACCTTAGGGCTCTCACACACTGGGAGCGGGTGGGCGAGGCTCCTTCCTCCCCAAGGTCTCCAAAAGCTGCAGCCAactccctctgcccacctgggactgtgggctggggtggggttctctttctccccttcctttctctggaaAGTTGGCAccgagggggcaggggcagggtgggcacaCAGTGACAGGCGAGCCCTGCTCAGCATGACTGGCACTACGTCCTCGGTGTGAACAGACAGACTGTCTCAGGGCCGAGACAGGCCGAACCAGCCCGAAACGAAATGAAGAAAGGGCAGGTCAGGGAAGCCTCACTCTCCAAGTGGCTGTTGATTTCAAAAGTCTTTTCATCAGTCCAGCACTCAGACCAGACACGTGGCGTCCTGGGCCTCTTTCGCAggagcagggtcaggcctggagCAGGCCTGGGGGCTGCAGACAAGCCTGCGTCTTGAGCCGGCGTCGGAGGCCTGGtctccctgggcctgggctgctgCCGCACTTTGAGTAAGGCTCCCAATCTTGCTGACTCCGTTTCCTGGCCTGTAACCCGGGCTGGTAAAACCTGCTCTGCCTACGCAAGAAGGGTGTTGCGGGAGCAGAGGAGATCCTGTGCTCGGCTCTCTAACCTCTACCCGGGCAGGTGCTGAACAAAGGGAAGGGGTGGGCCGCCACCCCCCTCACACAATCCAGGGGACCTAAGGACATCCAGCTCTGTTTGGAGAACCAGAGCTTCTCTCCAGAGACTGTGAGGtggaccccaccccacccccagtcagcTCCACCTCTTTGGCGCAGCCACAGTGCACCAAGAAGGCCGGTGACTCATGGTGACTTCACTCCTCTCTGCTTCAGTGGCTTATCCTGTAAAATGGGCCGAGTGGCTCTCGGTTAAGAAATCTCCCAAGGAAAGGTCCCCCGTGGCTGTGGCATTCTGTGGTTATGTGCATGGCTGGGATGACACGGGAGGGGGGTCTCACACGGCTCCTCCAGAGCCTGTCACATTTCCACAAACAACCAAAGACGAGTTACCATTTAACCAGCTTGCAGAGACTGGGGCCAAACTCTCTCCGAATGGCAAACCAGCAGGACCTGTTTGCTCAGGTGAAATAACCCCGCAGGAGCCTGGCCATGGCTGCCGTCCTGCGACCTGCCCCCTCCCGCCATGCCCAGGCCAGCACGGTGACCTTGGCAAGTCTCCTAAGCTCGGGGCCTCATCTGTGGATGCGGGGACAGCATGACTTGGAGAGACGGGGCCCAGAGCAGGACACACACATTTAAAGGGGTGAGCCGGGCAGCGCCCCCCACACTCAGCCAGATGAGCTCAGGGCGGATCCGCGGTGCACTGGAGGGTCAGGCTGGGATCGGAGGGGAACAGCagtgagaagggaagaggaggcagcTGGCTCCATTCAGAGGCCCCAGGCTGGTGAGcaggggagccagggaggggcacATCCCGCCTACCCCCCAGGCCccccaacagccagcaaggagcCCAGGTTAGCCATGGGAAGGTCTCCCCCTCAGTCTCTTTCCAAAGCAGGGCCAGGTCTTAAACGCCTGGAGTCCCCCATATATCTGATACCTCAACAACATACAGTCACTCCGTACTGAATGAGTGTTTGGTCCTCCCCCCCAGACCCCTAACCCTTGGTCACTTGAGCACCCAGATTCCCGGATGTCAGAGCAGGGCGGGAGGAGGGTGCTCAGGGCTTCGAGACCATGTGGGGGTGAGGGAAGTTACATTTCacttcactatttttttaaaaaaactacgcCTCAGGTGAGATCAGATTCTATTTGTTTACCcttcttaacattttaaataaatctaaattataaaatatttcaaacatgcAGGAAAGTACAGAGTAATATCTCAGATAGCCACATACCCATCACTAAGCTTGAGCAAATGGTAACATTTCACTGTATTCTCATTAGGTCTCtttcagtcaaaaataaaatggtggcGATAGAGGTGAAGTGTCATCCCTAacccaccctccttcctccctctccatcaTCAGTGATGTTTTCAACCTTTTACTACAGATATGGGTCCAGAAGCAACCTACACGGTAGTTTTGCGTGTTTAGAAAACTGGGTGTGAAAATGCGAGTTGCAGACTGATTTAGGGTGCGTGGTTCTCCCCCTCTGTGCCCAGGGGCCTGGCCGAGGAGTGACCTCCAGGCTGAGAGCCGGAGGAGGCAGGGCTCAGGCCCGTCACCCTCTCGAAGCAATGCAGCCCCTCTCTCCTGTGATTCATATGTTGGGGCTCTGCACGAGCTGCCTTTGAAAAGCAGGTTCCAGCGTTTGAAAGTTGCAAGTCTAGTGGAAACCCCTCACCTGACGGAGAATGAGACTGGTCCCCACAGAAGGGAGGTGACTTGCTttaggtcacacagcaagctgaGTGGCAGAACCTTCTGATGCCCGGTTCAGGGCTCTCGCCTTCCCTCCCCGCCACCGGCCTGTAAGGAAAGACACATGGGTACCCCTGGGCCCAAAGCATGGCTTGCTCTTGGGTCAAGGGGCTCTGGCCTGGGGGCCTCCGAGGAAGCCAAATGACCTCCCCTTTGGGGAGTGGCAGGGCACAAAGAAAGCTCTAGACCTGCGCTGTCCAATGTGGTAGACATGAGCCATGTGGCCGCTGGCACAGGGGATGGAATTGGACAAAATGAAAAGTGCCACAAGAGGAAActacacaccagattttgaaCATGTAGTGCCAAAAGAG
It encodes:
- the LOC123650600 gene encoding uncharacterized protein LOC123650600, with protein sequence MESPGQVPGPARGQAGGGGELAGQNAPWMPEALSWNCPPPCGWGTPSPCVLGRGGDPRQSLGKHISEGTLCTHHPVPAESLPGGWQQRARPSSRPQLPAAWPCFCPAHRGWTPTYSFTDLRRSHPVPLTVYFLQRSQGCCHRAGNRGGSTHRAHPGTGNPCPHPDSITVQGTNLGLSHLLPGCEPRKPLSHHPVPKVSPSCDLPHQIRLSSPPRRGAAWRVQGADRRLCLLLPQSQAVLLDPTSRGPAVGELRLLPNFPWKPPEVTTTGLDLHNLPRTHTLAMTLSDPHCKVDCWFYFIGEETESPTGPVSCSKPPSKSGAGRVFNPGADPSPPTPPNPGIVEPWSPSSMSPRHQHPGASIQGLTLQPTELVMSALP